Proteins from one Malania oleifera isolate guangnan ecotype guangnan chromosome 4, ASM2987363v1, whole genome shotgun sequence genomic window:
- the LOC131154290 gene encoding dehydration-responsive element-binding protein 2D-like: MEERSVAVNRQKRGKKSNMGRSRKGCMRGKGGPQNALCPFRGVRQRTWGKWVAEIREANRGARLWLGTFNTSVEAALAYDQAALKIFGSDAILNLPQQYCHPVAQQPPESAAAAAVDGAAGEEEDEELLLMLGEFRREEVGWTSPSLAVEEESMDDVLGMNCGRVWDVTGGLLNWEGFQAPWNFSS, translated from the coding sequence ATGGAGGAAAGATCAGTAGCAGTGAATAGGCAGAAGAGGGGGAAGAAAAGCAACATGGGGCGTTCAAGGAAAGGGTGCATGCGAGGGAAGGGAGGCCCGCAGAACGCGCTCTGCCCCTTCAGAGGCGTTCGGCAGAGGACGTGGGGGAAATGGGTGGCCGAGATCCGCGAGGCCAACCGCGGCGCCAGGCTGTGGCTCGGCACCTTCAACACCTCCGTGGAGGCCGCCTTGGCCTACGACCAAGCCGCGCTCAAGATTTTCGGCTCAGACGCCATCCTCAACCTCCCCCAGCAGTACTGTCATCCGGTGGCGCAGCAGCCTCCAGAGAGTGCCGCAGCGGCGGCAGTGGACGGCGCAGCGGGCGAAGAAGAGGATGAGGAGCTGTTGTTGATGCTGGGAGAGTTCAGAAGGGAGGAGGTTGGGTGGACGAGCCCGAGCTTGGCGGTGGAAGAAGAGAGCATGGACGACGTTTTGGGGATGAATTGTGGCAGAGTTTGGGATGTAACAGGTGGCCTCCTGAATTGGGAAGGCTTCCAAGCCCCGTGGAACTTCTCAAgctag